The Girardinichthys multiradiatus isolate DD_20200921_A chromosome Y, DD_fGirMul_XY1, whole genome shotgun sequence genome has a window encoding:
- the LOC124864970 gene encoding uncharacterized protein LOC124864970 isoform X3 encodes MPRKGRRSEAAKKRWRTLDQEDLQSSQPDVAKPRTSPPTAQAWTPTQSPEKKMSRLLESPGQVVCQEEPRRPLTSLVSRRGTGRRHRVVKWPFSPVTYRSHKLVLPAAVPEKRFVLLVGDSHLRAYVDEFVSMPEGNLSFGFLATPGASADELRREVLGAVLPRTPEVVCLLAPGNNLEARRTVQQSGADFEGLLLAVGNLCPNVVVVDFPPRLTVEEDHQQLLRQEYHRVAARRNVRYLSVVEHFPRSCLDMWSRDGVHLSDHPGMEVLAQLLWDASYTQLELSAPTSPAPPPAPVTPPSPVVRRSPPRPPPPAPVTPPSPVVRRSPPRLVVVGEVPAPRPSDPFAWTVVRGGQRTSRQVQRGDGSPHITGRMVDQQGDLLDSTIPPNPVWFSPTVLEEMDRIVPASGRDAPLPTRALKGKKKASVRRRPRPDPSKPRPEELQVEGAPTERTRPARRQPRRATPTLEVDAPAESSPAPLEDHVRDDSCQASSLEPCASGPPVQTVRATHCQADYRYGTFSRNHQCTCMALTFLAYHSEGLQFDTVLLDRVLEQGDALYVGIKQQLMLDGRFVDNHLTVEEMPQQVLTDGNIYSVHTTGVRVGRVLCQNDSPQRSRPMGFPLASQLECLSENVTHAFLLVTPECIAVFRDRDGRFGVFDSHSRNSAGLPHPNGTAVVMTFSNLTLMVEHLYKLFQNRGPNATYEFVPVSFVSDDIGDAPPPALSNLNISPGSTQASPGAKKSESASDEEDEEEMPAWLVEVGHILEETVPTMPDVSKLPKARRIKVRDRVKAQLGQDVVKKMKQRTSEKEKYDTSPTYKVKKLRAMKQAYLLQHAERKIQLTARYKRDVAYRRRLMEYVKKRYSNDPNYKARQKAFMKKYMKERYSNEPNFTARKKTFMKNYIKERYSNEPNFTARQKTFMKNYIKERYSNEPNFTARQKTFMKNYIKERYSNEPNFTARQKRLMRMYMKKMYSKLQFRVQHNKKCAVNRRLRLSKKTLPQNTMLQCAMRIRRKYRRTLGFLQGTPQPLISNEMKAAILKFQEKIQLGPTHVCTVCHRALFPSQVKHCNRAKYTKNIRVEAECLTGTYVHMCDSACSAPCSVPKERTQEWICYTCDSYVTRGKMPSIAAANHLDLAPIPTELSLLNVLERQLIAKILPFAKIVSLPKGQQRAIHGAVVCVPSEMETIVNCLPRPSTEAQLLQVKLKRKIKYKGYQYFYTVNMENVLAALRKLKETHPDYKDVNINESATFEDFQEDQPVEESETQAEDAVTDQPDHIGEEHQALRPGLILDTCMQPPDIAQEVLSYGDGIFSVAPAQGNKPVGFFTVPRLEAKAFPVQFPTGQNTLDEARRVILSPSMYFNVRLFSVDTRFAKDQSYLFFAQFVTETHMANNSMSIQSRKGKARSKEGQNISSKMLQDKEELEKLIQNKEATRFMQPLRGTPAYWEKGLRDLHAMVRQLGKPTFFCTFSAAEMRWPEVIEAIKAQHGEQVNFSELDWNTKCDILRSNPVTVMRMFSKRVDALFTDLILSPAQPIGPVEDYFYRVEFQARGSPHIHSVIWIKDAPEMEDPSCCDQVINFIDRYISCQLPDETTDPELHKIVTEVQMHSKKHSKSCKKGNVQCRFGFPKLPMDRTRITAPLLFDFENDCDEKTKQSRQKDGQKKSRKSKPIIISNQQREAKRKLKSIRDLLMDQKSSFKDLAELLQACKMTKEEYNHYVDALTSGMVVMMKRDPKDSWVNGYNPDLLRAWNANMDIQYVIDEYSCIEYMMSYIAKPEHEMAQFLKSIVEDLKKSDINQRDEMKKIMQAYSKQREVSAQESVARTCSLSLKKSSRSVIFIQTDEDCVKMSLPMSKLMNMAPDEENVWMTGLPEKYLNRPETLEFQHMCLAEFVSEYRVLYGKQIEGPNAIPLLNDAGYIQKRTMGKPAVIRFTRFSEKKTPEKFYRRLLKLYFPHRRDEDLKNEEHTTYKAFYDNGLCGSWQVKQYVEWNRKRYEGEGKKIDKIMEELTKQGPVRNAWNTFAPEVELDRLECVAERPSIDENEEQDPVPEYQVDVNSGAMPAIEIPKLSPDFIRQMYRSLNETQASMFYAIRHWCLQRVWGQNPDPFFYFLTGGAGCGKSHVIKCVYQEATKLLRQLPRFRDIGDMSQPTVLLTAFTGTAAYNISGKTLHSVLKLPKSLKPPYKGLGNTLDEVRAVLSNVEILIIDEISMISKDLFSYVHWRFQQIKGNTRPFGGISVLAVGDFYQLPPVGGAKPLCVTEAGVLDIWNENFHMVSLTEIMRQKDDRAFAELLNRIRVKGKADLLSDGDRSLLTQTITDPKECPMDVLHVFATNKEVDAHNAAVVASLSTVIVDVQAEDYKRDTKTGNMTNLGSCVKAKKRDLPDNLQVGLGIRVMIIRNLNVEDGLVNGTFGTIADIITRTKDGNRTVKLIGLKLDSPTAGHTKKIKGKPDNFVYIERFEEQTSIKGVVRHQFPIKLAFGCTAHKVQGMTMKSAVVSLKRVFEHGMAYVALSRTTSLEGLKIIDLDENKIYADENIRAAMDSMRTASFSNARPLLNFQSRHQSATLRIIHHNVEGLISHSEDMKHHHELRLADILCLTETHLFGSSAPACCQMEGYCFFSRNRHVSYSNRVDMSTKEGGGVATYCRSLLQPQERRYFHNVTDLEYNVVKVDAPITALIATVYRPPSYDLATFLTNMENLLDGLNSMDIQPVVVLGDFNEDLLSPGKKAIKELFGSKGLTQLISDPTTERQTLIDHIYISQPEYCVQSGVLQTYYSYHNPVYCILASFSAASSP; translated from the exons ATGCCACGCAAGGGACGACGCTCTGAGGCCGCCAAGAAGAGATGGAGGACCCTGGACCAGGAGGACCTGCAGAGCAGCCAGCCGGACGTCGCCAAG CCCAGGACATCCCCACCCACCGCGCAGGCTTGGACCCCCACCCAGTCTCCGGAGAAGAAG ATGTCCCGACTGCTGGAGTCCCCGGGCCAGGTGGTTTGCCAGGAGGAGCCCCGTAGGCCATTGACCTCTCTTGTGTCAC GCCGTGGGACGGGGCGTCGCCATCGCGTTGTGAAGTGGCCGTTTTCCCCTGTGACTTACCGTAGTCACAAGTTGGTCCTGCCAGCCGCGGTCCCGGAGAAGAGG tttgttctttTGGTTGGTGACTCTCATCTGCGTGCTTACGTTGATGAGTTTGTCTCCATGCCAGAGGGCAACCTCTCCTTTGGGTTTCTTGCAACCCCCGGGGCCTCGGCGGACGAGTTGAGGCGTGAGGTGCTGGGAGCAGTTCTGCCTCGGACCCCCGAGGTAGTCTGTCTTCTGGCACCCGGCAACAACTTGGAAGCCAGAAGGACCGTGCAGCAGTCGGGCGCGGACTTCGAGGGGCTGCTGCTCGCCGTCGGCAACCTCTGCCCTAAC GTGGTTGTTGTGGACTTTCCTCCACGTCTCACCGTGGAGGAAGACCACCAACAGCTGCTCCGGCAGGAGTACCACCGTGTGGCTGCTCGGAGAA ATGTTCGCTACCTCTCGGTAGTTGAACATTTCCCGCGGAGCTGCTTGGACATGTGGAGCAGGGATGGC GTTCACCTGAGCGACCATCCTGGGATGGAGGTCCTTGCTCAGTTGCTGTGGGATGCGTCCTACACGCAACTCGAGTTAAGTGCACCGACATCTCCAGCTCCACCTCCTGCTCCTGTGACGCCTCCTTCCCCCGTGGTGAGACGTTCCCCCCCTAGGCCTCCGCCTCCTGCTCCTGTGACGCCTCCTTCCCCCGTGGTGAGACGTTCCCCCCCCAGGCTGGTTGTGGTCGGCGAGGTTCCAGCTCCGCGTCCTTCGGACCCTTTCGCTTGGACTGTTGTCCGTGGTGGCCAGAGG ACGTCGCGCCAGGTCCAGAGGGGTGATGGCTCTCCACACATCACTGGGAGGATGGTTGACCAACAG ggAGACCTGCTGGACTCGACCATTCCCCCGAATCCTGTGTGGTTCAGCCCAACGGTGCTGGAGGAGATGGACCGGATCGTTCCTGCGTCTGGCCGTGACGCTCCGTTACCGACACGTGCTCTGAAGGGGAAGAAG aAAGCCAGTGTGAGACGTCGTCCACGACCCGATCCCTCCAAGCCGAGACCGGAGGAGCTGCAG GTGGAGGGAGCTCCGACTGAGAGGACCAGGCCAGCCCGTCGCCAGCCCAGGAGAGCCACCCCCACGTTGGAGGTTGACGCCCCCGCCGAGTCCTCTCCCGCGCCTCTGGAGGACCATGTCAGGGATGACAGCTGCCAG GCTTCTTCGTTGGAACCCTGTGCCAGCGGTCCGCCTGTCCAGACTGTGAGGGCCACACATTGCCAGGCTGACTACAGATACGGTACATTTTCCCGTAATCACCAGTGTACCTGTATGGCTCTGACATTTTTAGCGTACCACAGTGAGGGGTTGCAGTTTGACACAGTCTTACTTGACAGAGTACTTGAGCAAGGAGATGCACTTTATGTTGGCATTAAACAGCAGCTCATGTTGGACGGTAGATTTGTTGATAATCACTTGACAGTTGAAGAGATGCCCCAACAAGTACTGACAGACGGGAACATCTACTCTGTACACACAACGGGTGTCAGAGTTGGTCGTGTTTTGTGTCAGAATGATAGCCCTCAAAGGTCACGGCCAATGGGATTTCCTCTTGCCTCACAACTAGAGTGTCTGTCTGAAAATGTCACCCATGCTTTTCTTTTGGTGACTCCTGAGTGCATTGCAGTTTTCCGGGACAGAGACGGTAGGTTTGGAGTTTTTGATTCTCACTCAAGAAACTCAGCAGGCCTGCCCCATCCTAACGGAACTGCAGTGGTCATGACCTTTAGCAACCTAACGCTCATGGTTGAACATCTGTACAAACTCTTTCAGAACCGTGGCCCCAATGCCACGTATGAGTTTGTACCAGTATCGTTTGTCAGCGACGACATTGGTGATGCCCCTCCTCCGGCCTTGAGCAATCTGAATATTTCACCTGGATCCACACAAGCAAGCCCAGGTGCTAAGAAATCAGAGAGCgcttctgatgaagaggatgaagaggaaatGCCAGCTTGGCTTGTTGAAGTTGGCCACATATTAGAGGAAACTGTCCCAACGATGCCAGATGTGTCCAAATTGCCAAAAGCCAGGAGAATAAAAGTAAGAGACAGGGTCAAAGCACAGCTGGGACAGGATgtagttaaaaaaatgaaacaaagaacatctgagaaagaaaaatatgataCATCGCCTACATATAAGGTAAAAAAACTACGGGCAATGAAACAAGCATATCTTCTTCAACATGCAGAGAGGAAGATCCAGTTAACTGCTAGATACAAGCGTGATGTTGCTTACCGAAGGAGACTAATGGAATATGTGAAGaaaagatacagcaacgatcccaACTACAAAGCCAGACAGAAAGCATTTATGAAGAAGTATatgaaggaaagatacagcaacgaaCCCAACTTCACAGccagaaagaaaacattcatGAAGAACTATATaaaggaaaggtacagcaacgAACCCAACTTCACAGccagacaaaaaacatttatgaagaaCTATATaaaggaaaggtacagcaacgAACCCAACTTCACAGccagacaaaaaacatttatgaagaaCTATATaaaggaaaggtacagcaacgAACCCAACTTCACAGCCAGACAGAAAAGACTTATGAGGATGTATATGAAGAAAATGTACAGCAAGTTACAGTTCCGGGTGcaacataataaaaaatgtgctGTCAACAGGAGACTAAGGCTATCAAAGAAGACACTTCCTCAAAATACAATGCTGCAGTGTGCAATGAGAATCAGGCGAAAATACAGAAGGACTTTAGGCTTTCTCCAAGGAACTCCACAGCCTCTGATCAGCAACGAAATGAAAGCTGCAATTCTGAAATTTCAAgagaaaattcaacttggaccCACACATGTCTGCACGGTTTGTCACAGAGCTCTTTTCCCGAGTCAAGTCAAGCATTGTAACAGAGCCAAATATACCAAGAACATTCGTGTGGAGGCCGAATGCCTGACAGGTACGTATGTTCACATGTGTGACTCTGCATGCTCCGCCCCGTGTTCTGTACCCAAAGAGAGGACTCAGGAGTGGATCTGCTACACATGTGACAGCTACGTAACCAGAGGAAAGATGCCATCAATCGCTGCTGCCAATCACCTGGACCTGGCACCTATTCCCACAGAGCTTTCCCTATTGAATGTACTTGAGAGGCAATTAATTGCAAAAATACTGCCTTTTGCAAAGATTGTTTCATTGCCCAAAGGACAGCAGAGAGCAATTCATGGAGCTGTTGTTTGTGTACCTTCGGAAATGGAAACAATCGTGAACTGTCTTCCCAGGCCCAGCACAGAAGCACAGCTTTTACAGGTTAAGCTGAAGaggaaaattaaatacaaaggaTACCAATACTTTTACACAGTaaacatggaaaatgttttgGCTGCACTCAGAAAGCTTAAAGAGACCCACCCGGATTACAAGgatgtaaatataaatgaaagtgcAACATTTGAGGATTTCCAGGAGGACCAACCTGTTGAGGAATCAGAAACCCAAGCAGAGGATGCAGTCACAGACCAACCTGACCACATAGGGGAAGAACATCAGGCTCTTCGACCGGGTCTGATCTTGGACACTTGTATGCAGCCACCTGACATAGCACAGGAAGTGCTCTCCTATGGAGATGGAATTTTTAGTGTCGCTCCCGCCCAAGGAAACAAACCCGTTGGCTTCTTTACTGTTCCAAGGCTGGAAGCCAAGGCTTTTCCTGTGCAGTTCCCCACTGGCCAAAACACGTTAGACGAAGCCAGACGAGTTATACTGTCACCAAGTATGTATTTCAATGTCAGGCTTTTCTCTGTAGACACTCGATTTGCCAAAGACCAGAGTTATCTTTTCTTTGCTCAGTTTGTTACTGAGACTCATATGGCCAACAACAGCATGTCAATTCAGTCAAGAAAAGGCAAAGCCAGGAGCAAAGAAGGACAAAACATTTCCAGCAAGATGCTACAAGACAAAGAAGAGTTAGAAAAACTCATCCAAAATAAAGAGGCCACTCGTTTTATGCAACCCCTAAGAGGAACTCCAGCTTATTGGGAGAAAGGTTTGCGCGATTTGCACGCCATGGTGAGGCAGCTGGGAAAGCCAACCTTCTTTTGTACCTTCTCTGCTGCTGAAATGAGATGGCCGGAAGTCATTGAGGCCATCAAAGCTCAACACGGAGAGCAAGTCAACTTCTCAGAGCTCGACTGGAACACCAAGTGTGACATTCTTAGGAGCAACCCTGTTACTGTGATGAGAATGTTCTCCAAGAGGGTGGATGCTCTCTTCACAGATCTCATTTTGTCCCCTGCGCAGCCCATCGGACCAGTTGAGGATTACTTTTATCGTGTGGAATTTCAAGCAAGGGGTTCCCCGCATATACATTCTGTGATATGGATTAAGGATGCACCTGAGATGGAGGACCCCTCATGTTGTGACCAAGTCATCAATTTCATCGACCGTTACATATCCTGTCAGTTGCCCGATGAAACCACAGACCCTGAGCTCCACAAAATTGTAACGGAGGTTCAAATGCACAGCAAAAAGCATTCCAAATCATGCAAGAAAGGAAATGTGCAATGCAGATTTGGATTTCCCAAACTACCCATGGACCGCACCAGAATCACAGCCCCTCTCTTATTCGACTTTGAAAATGATTGTGATGAAAAAACTAAGCAATCCAGACAAAAGGATGGCCAGAAGAAGTCCAGAAAATCGAAGCCAATAATCATCTCAAACCAACAAAGAGAAGCAAAGAGGAAGCTGAAATCAATAAGGGATTTGCTGATGGATCAAAAATCTTCTTTCAAGGATTTGGCAGAATTACTCCAGGCTTGTAAGATGACCAAAGAAGAATACAACCACTATGTGGATGCTCTGACTTCTGGAATGGTAGTGATGATGAAGCGTGATCCCAAAGACAGCTGGGTGAATGGATACAACCCGGATCTCCTGCGTGCTTGGAATGCTAACATGGACATTCAGTATGTGATCGATGAGTACAGCTGTATTGAGTACATGATGTCCTACATAGCCAAGCCAGAGCATGAAATGGCGCAGTTCCTCAAATCCATTGTCGAGGATCTAAAGAAGTCCGATATCAACCAACGGGACGAGATGAAAAAGATCATGCAGGCCTATTCAAAACAGAGAGAAGTTAGCGCTCAAGAGTCAGTAGCCCGTACATGTAGTCTATCCCTTAAAAAGTCATCACGCAGTGTCATTTTTATCCAAACTGATGAAGACTGTGTGAAAATGAGCCTTCCCATGAGCAAACTGATGAACATGGCCCCAGATGAAGAGAATGTTTGGATGACAGGATTGCCTGAAAAATATCTCAACAGACCTGAAACGTTAGAATTTCAACACATGTGCCTGGCGGAATTTGTGTCGGAATACAGGGTCCTTTATGGAAAACAAATTGAAGGACCAAATGCAATCCCCCTCCTAAATGATGCCGGATACATCCAGAAGAGAACAATGGGCAAACCAGCAGTTATCAGATTTACCCGTTTCTCAGAGAAGAAAACACCAGAAAAGTTTTACAGACGGCTTCTGAAGTTGTACTTTCCACACAGAAGAGATGAGGACCTGAAAAATGAGGAACACACAACTTACAAAGCCTTTTACGACAATGGACTCTGTGGTAGCTGGCAAGTTAAACAGTACGTTGAGTGGAACCGCAAAAGATACGAAGGTGAAGGAAAGAAAATCGACAAGATTATGGAAGAACTGACAAAGCAAGGACCGGTTCGCAATGCTTGGAACACTTTTGCTCCTGAAGTTGAGTTGGACCGTTTGGAATGCGTAGCGGAGCGACCCTCAATCgatgaaaatgaagaacaagACCCTGTCCCAGAATACCAAGTTGATGTCAACAGTGGAGCCATGCCAGCAATCGAAATACCCAAATTGAGCCCTGATTTTATTAGACAAATGTACCGTAGTTTAAATGAGACTCAAGCGTCCATGTTTTACGCCATTCGCCATTGGTGTCTGCAACGTGTCTGGGGTCAAAATCCAGAcccgttcttttattttttgactggAGGGGCGGGCTGTGGCAAGTCTCATGTTATCAAATGTGTTTACCAGGAAGCAACCAAGCTCTTGCGCCAGCTTCCCAGATTTCGCGATATTGGTGACATGTCTCAGCCCACGGTACTCCTCACAGCTTTTACTGGAACTGCAGCTTACAACATCTCAGGCAAGACTTTACATTCAGTTTTGAAGCTACCCAAAAGCTTAAAGCCACCATACAAAGGACTTGGAAATACACTGGATGAAGTGAGAGCCGTTCTTTCCAATGTAGAAATCTTAATCATTGATGAAATCTCCATGATCTCCAAAGACTTGTTTTCATATGTCCACTGGAGATTTCAACAAATCAAGGGAAACACAAGACCATTTGGAGGGATTTCTGTTTTGGCTGTGGGAGATTTCTACCAGCTGCCACCAGTGGGAGGAGCAAAACCTCTTTGTGTCACTGAGGCCGGCGTCCTTGATATCTGGAACGAAAATTTCCACATGGTCAGTCTGACGGAAATCATGCGACAGAAAGACGACAGAGCATTTGCGGAGCTCCTGAACCGGATTAGAGTTAAAGGGAAAGCAGATTTACTCAGCGACGGCGACAGATCTCTCTTAACGCAAACTATTACCGACCCCAAAGAGTGTCCAATGGACGTGCTGCATGTTTTTGCCACAAACAAAGAGGTGGACGCTCACAATGCAGCAGTTGTGGCTTCTTTATCAACAGTAATAGTTGATGTTCAGGCAGAGGACTACAAGAGGGatacaaaaacaggaaacatgacAAATCTAGGTAGCTGCGTCAAAGCCAAGAAACGAGATTTGCCTGACAATCTACAAGTCGGATTGGGAATCAGAGTCATGATCATAAGAAACCTGAACGTAGAGGATGGTCTTGTCAATGGAACCTTTGGCACTATTGCAGATATCATCACCAGGACTAAAGATGGAAACAGAACCGTGAAATTAATAGGACTGAAACTGGATAGTCCCACAGCTGGCCACACCAAAAAAATCAAAGGGAAACCAGACAACTTTGTTTACATCGAGAGATTTGAGGAACAAACCAGCATAAAAGGAGTTGTTCGACATCAGTTTCCAATCAAGTTGGCGTTTGGATGTACAGCACACAAAGTACAAGGGATGACCATGAAGTCTGCAGTTGTTTCTTTGAAGAGAGTTTTTGAACACGGAATGGCATACGTCGCCCTCAGTCGCACAACTTCTCTGGAAGGACTTAAAATCATTGATTTGGACGAGAATAAGATCTACGCCGATGAAAATATCAGAGCAGCTATGGATTCGATGAGAACAGCATCGTTCTCAAACGCCAGACCCCTCTTGAATTTTCAATCACGTCATCAAAGTGCAACTTTAAGAATTATTCATCACAACGTCGAAGGTCTCATCTCTCATTCTGAGGACATGAAACACCATCATGAACTCAGATTGGCAGATATTTTATGCCTTACCGAGACTCATTTATTTGGATCTTCTGCTCcagcttgttgccaaatggaGGGTTATTGTTTCTTTTCACGCAACAGACATGTTTCTTATTCCAACCGAGTGGACATGTCTACCAAAGAGGGGGGAGGAGTCGCCACTTACTGCAGGAGTCTTCTACAACCCCAGGAGCGGAGATACTTTCACAATGTTACCGATCTCGAATACAACGTTGTGAAAGTGGATGCGCCGATCACAGCCCTCATTGCCACGGTTTACAGGCCACCAAGTTATGATCTAGCTACGTTTTTGACAAACATGGAAAATCTTTTGGATGGCCTGAATTCAATGGATATTCAGCCAGTTGTGGTATTGGGAGACTTCAACGAGGACCTCCTCTCTCCGGGGAAAAAAGCAATCAAGGAGTTGTTTGGAAGCAAAGGATTAACTCAACTCATCTCGGATCCAACAACGGAAAGGCAGACTCTCATTgaccacatttacatttctcagCCAGAATATTGTGTTCAGTCAGGTGTGTTGCAGACTTATTACAGTTACCACAACCCTGTATATTGCATTTTGGCTTCATTTTCAGCTGCATCTTCACCATGA